Genomic DNA from Corylus avellana chromosome ca4, CavTom2PMs-1.0:
ACTTATGACAAGTTATGAGATGACATGTGTCATAAGCCTATTGaagttagtttttatttttctttcaagtcCCTCTTCAAGCTGATAAATTTGACCTAAGTAACGCAAGCTTCTAGAACTATTGGTCCTGTTTTTCTTGACATTGAGGCTAGGGTCTCATCCTTCAGTGTCCATGTATCCTTGCTAGCTTGGCATCTTCCACGAAGCCTATATGTGCTTATAAAAGGAGAGCTTGCCCTAGGCATGAGATGCACACAGCATTCTCAAGAGTTGAGAGATACAATTGAGAGACCACTCTCTTAAGGTGCGTTTGAGATTTAGATTCGCAAGAATAACACTTAAAAGGTTTTGATTTATGACAATTTATGATTTCAGGTACAATATTGTCATGCTGCAGATGGTGACGACCACTATTTATTAAACCCAGTGAAANNNNNNNNNNNNNNNNNNNNNNNNNNNNNNNNNNNNNNNNNNNNNNNNNNNNNNNNNNNNNNNNNNNNNNNNNNNNNNNNNNNNNNNNNNNNNNNNNNNNttttattttttacataattAATATGCAACTCTTAGTAAAAGTAAACTATAGTAGAAAAATTACTTAAAGGAACATATGAAGCGGTCTCATTATCCAAActcagaaaaaattaaaaattaaaaatataagaagAGGTATCATCAAATATTTACAACATATTACATGGAAGCCTCCAATTAAATAGTATTTTGAAAGAAAGTATTGGTTTAAAAGAAGTGGTAAGTATGTAATATTGGAGTCCTTAAGGGGTAGCTAAATCGGCTgtagaccacgcctaatgaagcagaagtcactagttcaaatcctctTCTCCTATTTCCCTTACgtgaacatgtaaaaataaaaaataaaaaaaagtatgtgaTATTGGAGTGCATAAAGCCATCATATTATTCACTTATGCAAAGCATTTATAAATGGTAAATGTGACAAATTATAGTGACTTTCAAAAATGTTGCATCTAtaataaaagaacaaacaaatgATTCACTACAATTATGAAAAGATATTTGGAAGGGATGAAGGTTGGCTGGTAGTAGAGTGGAAGCGGGTTAAAGTCATcatattattcatttatttgttaAGGATAGTGCCCTAAAATCCAATTATCTTGTACgacatttttagttttaatgaatataattgtttattcatcaatttatttaatgatattttggcgTACAAATTGATTACATGTATGCTTTTAATGATTGTTATTTATCATATACATGTAAGGTTCATAGGTTACATAAATATGGTTTATGGTGTGGTAATTACATTCTCACATAGTAGATCTTAAAccataaaaatttcaatttacaaaTTATTGTTCGTAGTCTGTAATGGAATCAGGTATTCCAtctgataaaattataaaaaattacttaatcATGTGAAGAGGGGACTTCGGATTGATGTGTTAGTGCAGATATAATGCACTGAAcgaaaacatgaattttcattcttttataaCTATGTCCAAAGAATAatgtaaaacatacaattactTATAGCATTGAATCTAAGTCCTAAAACTGTCGTGAACTCAAATGTAAAGTGGAGATCATTTTGATATACTTAGGAATGAGATCCTCAACATTCAAAAACTTGGTGTATTGGGTGATCACATATAGCATTTTGGGAACACCACTCaatcaataaaaaatccaaatcctttgAATAAATTAAAGGGAGAAGAAATATCTTATTGAGATAGATTTAATGGAATTAAATTATTCGTAGTCTCTGATCGAAGCATTTTAGTAAGAGTTAGTAAAATTATTATGTACATCGTGAAATGGGGTTTCGCACTTAAGGAATTAAATTGGTTACTCAAAGATAAGAAGTCGTGAATTAAAGTGATAGTCATTTTATGACTTTAGTTCGAGTACAAAATATTTCATGGAAGGGTCAAATGTAAAATATAAGTATAGTTAAGAGGGATTGATtgaataattgaaaataaataaatagagtaCACAATTgtttagtgaaattaattgtaattaatattAACTTATGACAAGTTATGAGATGACATGTGTCATAAGCCTATTGaagttagtttttatttttctttcaagtcCCTCTTCAAGCTGATAAATTTGACCTAAGTAACGCAAGCTTCTAGAACTATTGGTCCTGTTTTTCTTGACATTGAGGCTAGGGTCTCATCCTTCAGTGTCCATGTATCCTTGCTAGCTTGGCATCTTCCACGAAGCCTATATGTGCTTATAAAAGGAGAGCTTGCCCTAGGCATGAGATGCACACAGCATTCTCAAGAGTTGAGAGATACAATTGAGAGACCACTCTCTTAAGGTGCGTTTGAGATTtagatttcgcaagaataacaCTTAAGGTTTTGATTTATGACAATTTATGATTTCAGGTACAATATTGTCATGCTGCAGATGGTGACGACCACTATTTATTAAACCCAGTGAAAGTGGATTCTTCTTTCTCGAGGGACCATGACTGATTTTGATTGCACCTCAATGGAATTTCTCTCCGAGGGGGATATTCTTATATATGTAAGGATCATAGTGGGGATTGTCACTATTTATAGAAGCTTGtattgttgaaaaaataaaaaggttcccaagcttctttttttctcttcgaTGAATggtaataaattaaagaaagaaacaagaagTCCAAGTGCTTAAAGTTCCTCGCAGGAAGGCAAGGGTGCAGCCTAAGTGATGGAATGAAACAAACCTGAAAACAAAGAAGTTTTAACTTAATAAACAGAAAAGATCTCCCATGTCTTTTGGACAGctaaaaaaaaccttaaactGCAAGAGGAGAAATGGCCAATGACTGTTGGACAGCTGGCATATCATGTTGCATGAAAAAGCAATTGAAgaggaccattttttttttttttgttcggaTATTAagttgataaataaaaattaaaatattagagtTTGAGTCTTGCCTTTGGTGATAGAGGAATGGGGTGGGATTGACATTGGTTTGAAGCTAGAATGTTgcttcccaaaaaataaaaaagtgaagagAGTATGGGAAAGTAATGATTTCATGGTGTATTGACAGAGAAGtacaaactaatttatttaaagATGTTACCTCAAATCAAGTATGACATGAAAATgtacaatttgaaaacgtacaattgtacattttaaaaagtgcgatttaaaaatagtgatttaaaatgtacaatctgaaaacgtgatttttttttttaatgaaaaaaaaaatgacaaaattgcagtttggtttttaaaatcataatttatagctttttaaaattttaaaattgtgtaattttaaattgtaattttttaaaaacacaattcgaaataatttattttttacaatttgatttaaaatcatatttttttgtatatagAATTAAAATGCTAAATGACATTTTATCATTTGGGTGTTTGATTTAAAAATGTGCGATTtagaaattgtgatttaaaatgtacgatttgaaaatgtgattttttttaaaaaaaaaacagttaagCTTTGACAAAATTgcagtttgatttttaaaatcacaatttataactttttaaaattttaaaattgtgcattttttatcgtaattttttaaaaatccaattctaaataatttattttttacaatttgatttaaaattatattttttgtctATAGAATTAAAATGCTAAATGACATTTTATATTTGTCTATAGAATTAAATTtcggaagaagaaaaagtgggGGTGCACGAGAGGTGAGGAACATCTAGTAGCCGCGATAACACCTGAATAGGTGCAGGCAACTCCACCTACAAGCCTCTCGTTGGGCAATGTCGACGTGGAATGCACACGCGTGGGCATCGacgtttctttttttaaccaCACGGGGGAAACAACCGGGCAAAGACCCCAACAAGAGTACCTAAtggatttgtttagggtttaaaaaATCGCGTGCACATCCCGCCTCACACCCCCAAAGTTACACGTGGTTCCCCCAGCAACTCTTTTTAAGCACCAGAAAATCTTTGTGCCAAAGCAATGTGGGAAAAAGTTCCACAACGTACCAAGCACTTCTGCATGAGTCCACGTCGTCATCCTGGTCATGCCGATGGATCCTCGACTCTTCCAACGGTACCCAACTCAACGCCACCAAGCTCCTCCCGGACATCCCCTACGATCTCCGCGACGGCGATTCCATCAAGATCGGCGAGTACACCTCGATCTTGGTCCAGATCGACGGCCACGAAAAGAGCCAGCTGAGGCGGAACCCCAGGCGCCGAGCCGCCGAGAAAGATGCGTGGGGCCGGGGAGGTACGGTTTCGAAGGAAAGCGAGGCTAAATGTGAAGAGAAAGGTGAGGAGTTGCAGACTGGGAATCGAAGGAACGCCCGGCCCAGGAAAGCTAGGGTTCTGAAGAGCGAAGACACATCAGAAGAACTCCCTGATCGGGAGTCGGAGAATGTGAGACCCGTGGAACAGAGAGCGGAACGGCAAGTGAGTACGCGGCGCACTCGGAGCGCGAAGAATGAGGAATCAGTGGTTTCCGATCCGATACTCGAGACGATTCCAGAGAATTCCGGTGTTGAGTGTCGAGAATTGGAGATTAAGGGTAAGAAGACGCGGGGCGGGGCGAGGAGGAAGAGGAATTTAGGTGAAGAGGCCCCAGATTGTGCTCGAGTCGATGCTTTGGAGGATAAGGAGAATTCGGAAGAAAAGAATAGAATTGATGTCAATAACGTCGCGGCAGTGGTTTCCAATCCGATACTCGAAGCGATTCCAGAGAATTCCGGTGTTGAGTGTGGAGAATTGGAGATTAAGGGTAAGATGAAGCGGGGCGGGGCAAGGAGGAGGAATTTAGGTGAAAGGGCGCCTGATTGCATCCAAGTCGATGCTTCGGAGGATGAGGagaatttggaagaaaagaataGAATTGATGTCGATAAGGGCGCGGCGGTGAGCGAAGTTGATGAGAAGGTGGGAAATTGGGTGGATTCTGGTGTTAAAGAAGAGGGGCTGGATTTGGAGAAGATGACGCTTGGGGAGTGCTTTGATTATATGGAGGTGCATTTGCCGAAACAGATAATCGATGCGACTGAAGAGATGATTGAGGGTTTGAGACGGAAGGCCAAGCGAGTTCGTGAGTATATGGTGGAGCAGAGGAACAAGAAGGGCAAAGTGCCGGTGGGATAGAGGGCAGAGCAGTTCGGTTTATGTGGTAATTGGTAGCTTAATTGGCTTGAtgttttgaatttatatatattgtggatTATCTGTGCAATATCTGTGAATGTGATCAGAATTATCTCTGAGCCATGCATTTCCCACTTCACATTTTGGAGAATGTAGTGTTTTGAGTTGGTAATCTTCTGCTTGGAGTCATTGGTCTAGTTTAAGGTCAGTGTCGAGTCCACTTGGAAAGATGGTTAGGTGTCTAGAACTTCTTCCTGATATCGGAACCAAGGAATCTAGGTAAGGCTATTAGACAATTTTTGGATCTATGGGGTGGCTGTGTAGCTTAGGTCAGGTGCTTGCAAGGGTCCTCTGCCCTCAGGATTCTATGGGAAAGTGgtaaaattcttacaaattcCATTTGTTGCTGTATATTTTGGCTTTTAATCTTATGAATGTGATGAACAAGTTAAACTTTTGTAGGCTGTAAGTATCAGAAATTGGTGTTATTTTGTTAATCTACTACTGGATTCTTTAATAATAGAATGACAAATTGGAAGTCATATGTTAATTCCCATATCATGTTTCCTTCTgtatatgacttttttttttatttgatataagTTCTGGATTAGAATGATATAACATAAGTTTgcaagttaataaaaaattcctACGAAGTCTTCTGCCATGGGCAATGTAGTGGTTTGGATGCTTGTAGACCTCACATGTCATTAGTTATTCTGTGCTGCAATAACTGTCTTTGATGTGAAGACTTGAACACTTGACGCTAGGTTTGAATGGAGAGATGCTAGGTCTCATTCTCCTAACCATCTCATaaccatatttttttcaaatgaatttaaatccatcattgaatttgtatgtCTACATGTGGGTCATacatattcaatggtagatttaaAAAAGATATGTATGGAGATGGTTGATAGATGGTTAGGAGAATGAGGCCTAGCATTTCTCGGTTTGAATGGATGGTTCATCGAAGTGAGATAGCTTGAAACTCTCCCAAATGCTGCTATGTGGTGATAGCCAAGATTGCTATTTTCCTTGTTAGATGGGAGCTTCTCTTTCTTGACCAGTAGGTTGAAAGTTTTCACTTACTCTGAAGTTCCATTAATTCTGGCTAAGTTTTCATCCATCTAAATAAAGAACTAAGAATTCGTGTACACCAATATAGATCCCAAAGTGTAAGTGTATCAAATCTGCATCTAGATCTTCCAAATTATGCAGATGATGGATGCAAAATCAATTATCATGTCCAAACCCTCAGGCAAAACTATGTGCGCCATCCTCTAAGATTTGATCTATTGTGAAATAGAGATGTTTTACAGGTGGATTGATAAAGTGCAAGTTTCTGATTGAGTAAGtagtcaattaaaaaaaaaaaaaaagtagtcacATGCGAAACGCTAAAACTTGTCAATATGTAGTAAAttcaatatttataaaataatgataaaccaCATGCAACATCATGCAATAGGGTTTCTGAAAAGTAACTAAGGCAGAAAATCATGTTGATACATTATAATAATATAGAATATGACACGTGTTCAAGTCATTATTGTCATTCATATAGCCAATTTGTACCCATAACTCTCTTAAGGTGAGGTTTGCGTGTCCCATGGGACATGTGGTACAAGATTAGTGCCATAGTAAGGTATAATAGCTAGCTACCACTAGTTGTTCGACTGTATCTGAACCTGGGTTATTCACACAACTAATGCTGTCGCAGGGCGTGACTACCATCTGTGAATGGTTACGCCGATCACAATAGCCATCGAATCTAAGGTAATTAATAGTCTAATTTAACCATGGGTCATAGGGTCAGGCCTATATAAATAATATGCACATGCTCAACATTCTTTACCTATTTTTTCAATGATAGCCATGCCATTTAGagatatttttcatttcctCAACAATGAGTGAATTTACAAATTATAGtaattcatttttcaaatattcCATTTTTGCACAAAATGTAGAGTTCACAACATTAATAACAAAGCATTTCATGTCGGTATAAAAATAAGTAAGTTTGATATCAAAATAGACATGCGTGAGAATATTCATAAATAGTTTCACGTGAGTTTTACTCACCTTAATTATTAGAGTGTTCCTCAAACTCCTCGAACGCACCACCTCCTTCGTTTGCAACATATTTTATCATTAGTAGGGCCCATTAGGCTAAGGCCTTAAACCAAGTCCTTAAAACATCCATTTTAGCAATCTGTTTTAAAATTAATCGACCACCCTTGAAAAGCTAATCGATCACTAAGGACTGATTGATCATTGTTCGAGTAGTGATGATCAATATTGTATTGTCAACAGAGTACATGACAACCGAGTGATTAGTTAAGAATATTTGATCAATCAATGACATTGTTCAtcgaaattttgaaaaattgcatttttagcTCCAATAAGACCTCTAAAGGCCCTAAGACTCAAAAAGAGGCACCCTTTATCACTCCTAGCATTGTCTAACACTTATAATTTGAATCTTTTCGCATTAAAAACTTGTAAGTGTCCAAATTTAGACATTCACCATTGAAAACTCACCAAAAGTTTCGGTAGGTAGTCCATATTAACAACTTACAGATCCTAAAGCTcatatttatttccttttagtCCCTTTAAAACAAGGCCCAACACAAAGGTATCGTTTTTcttaaaaagcttaaactttCTCATGATTCTCATGCTTAGAAGCACCAAAACGAATGCAACAAGACACACACATCAAACACTATGAAAAGATAGTAACTTAACACGAAAACATAAGATAAGATAACGGTTAACACGAAAACATAAGATAAGATAACGGTTTTCGCCTTTGTGGGGCCTTGATCTCCCAAACACCTCTACAAAAACTTCTTATTTCTCCCTTTCCTGAGCATTTTCCCTAAATTACACATCAACCCTTGTTCCTTATAAATCCTTAGGCCCAAATAAGGGATTTCTTAACCCTAGTTAGATATGGGTTTTACATTCCTCCCCTTTTATAAAGAATTTCGTCTTAGAAATTTCAGGTACAAAATATCTACAAGTAAGTGCTGTAGAAATACCTCACCATCATCAAGTGTCTTGCATGCATGGTTTGTGCTCGGTTGGCTCTTGGGAATATAAGAATATTGTTCCATCCATTAGCCGTTATTAGTCCTCTACGCCCATTTGCAAAAACATGTCCAAATTAAGCTCCACCTTCCAGCTGTTCCAAATATGCGTCTATATACGTATGTAACACCGTAAATGTAGCAAAACTGTAACGTTGATCTGAGCTAAAAGCTAATTACCTTAGTATTGTTTTCTATCATCAATACAAACCAGAGCCTAAAAATTCGCAACAGCCGAAATACAGTACTATTCTCGTATAGAAGTACAACAATACATAAATTTGCCTCTACAAGCCTTTGCTCAGAGACTCAAGCCCTGCACCCCTGGGGCTAACCTactgttttaatgttttatacgttttgaataaattattctTGATAATCATTATTGTAGTAATTATTGTAATGGCCCCACAATTAATTAACTATGATAATTAACTTCTGAGTGTTATTCATACCGCACCCACTTTAATTAACTTGAGGTACTACTTAATTAGAGCaacaaatatatgaataaaATGCAGCAAAAATGAACTATTGATCTGAACTAGAAGATTAAATACCTTAATTAGTGTTATTTTCTATCATCAGTACAAACCATAGCCTTCTCTCAGCATCTCAAGCCTGAGAATACATTATTCCATCTCAAGTACAATTAGAAAAAGTACAACTATACACAAATGATATACATAAATCCATTTCTACAAGCCTTCGCTCAGCATCTCAAGCCTTATGAACAGGTCTAAAATGTACTCCTGGGTTACCCTGCTAAACTGTAGAACAAAAGATGTCTTACAGGTGAGAAAGTAACTATGTAGGTTCACGACTTAGTAAATAAATCTCCAACGAAACTTAGCTCATGCATTGAGCCTAGTTTACTTGgaaataagtataaaaaaaatctacatttGGAAATGTTATGAggtttgaaaaaattaaaaaggtgaTTGTTATCTCCGTAATTATACGGGTAGGAAAATAGCacatttataaaaattttaaggcataatttcaAGGACACCATATTGTAATTTAAGGCAGAAAATCATGTTGATGAGGTGTATAATGTAATattcataattaattaacatttcaTAACCGTCTTTCACATTGCCTATCCGTACCCACATCCATTTTATGGTGAGGTTTGCGCTTCCTGTGGGACTTATCATACAATACCGGTGGCCTAGTGAGGTACAATGGGCCAGCCACCACTAGTTGTTCGAAATGGAAGTTTGAAGAACTAATTATCACAAAtgataatttggtctttttgcaaaaaaagaagttagttttagcataatatatataaatttctcggggaaaaaaaatatcttaatgAATCTTTCTATTGCTATCCtaaaagagaaaaccttttattaaGACCATCCTGATAACACCCTTTTTACAGCCCCCAATCAATAAtcgacacataagcaaaaacacaTTAAAATTGTACAAAAATAACTTGGActaaaatacactagattttagggtaataaaattcctaaagggttaaccttccacctctaggttttaattttgaatccaaaacCGAGTTTttaggcattagaaacgggttttgaggcattagaaataggttttgaggcattagaaacgggttttgaagTGAGTCACGGCCAGTGGGGTTTGAGCCGTTCACTGCCGGTCAGACCCGTGCACATGAAACAGAAGGACTCAaattttgcaaatcaaataACAATTATTGAGAAAGCGAAGGAAGTAAAATGTGCAAAATTGAGCCAAACAAGtaatttggattccttccagacaagtggacaatgcatccaagaaaaaaaaaataaaaaagagaaaacacaaGAACCATAATTTTCcgtcattttcttcttcctcgaACTGTCTTGGCAACCGAACACTTTTGGATCTGCAAGTGCGAAGCGGAGAGGCAACAAACCTGGATCTGAACGAAGACGGCGAAAGGACTACAAAAGGACGTGGGTCCAGCCAGACCCACGCCTGGGTTTTGCCGgctacggttttt
This window encodes:
- the LOC132178270 gene encoding FHA domain-containing protein At4g14490-like — protein: MESGFKKSRAHPASHPQSYTWFPQQLFLSTRKSLCQSNVGKSSTTYQALLHESTSSSWSCRWILDSSNGTQLNATKLLPDIPYDLRDGDSIKIGEYTSILVQIDGHEKSQLRRNPRRRAAEKDAWGRGGTVSKESEAKCEEKGEELQTGNRRNARPRKARVLKSEDTSEELPDRESENVRPVEQRAERQVSTRRTRSAKNEESVVSDPILETIPENSGVECRELEIKGKKTRGGARRKRNLGEEAPDCARVDALEDKENSEEKNRIDVNNVAAVVSNPILEAIPENSGVECGELEIKGKMKRGGARRRNLGERAPDCIQVDASEDEENLEEKNRIDVDKGAAVSEVDEKVGNWVDSGVKEEGLDLEKMTLGECFDYMEVHLPKQIIDATEEMIEGLRRKAKRVREYMVEQRNKKGKVPVG